Proteins encoded together in one Planctomycetaceae bacterium window:
- a CDS encoding glycosyltransferase: MENKIGLEHFIDQIACPVNFCEFDISPNPFQFTFRCLSLIKKLRKLRPKAVHAHQTRAALIPLLAARICRVPIRIYHNHGIPYIGHKGFFRFFLFALEKINCRLATNVITVSPTLKSIIESDINPPNGCCILGNGSACGIDLSEFPKNLCSEGEKQIYRKELGIPEKSFVALFCGRPVKRKGIDVLFSAWEKTKINRDKLLLLAGVHDSDLKRKWKTIPGINPLGFVSNMKKLYSASDIVVLPSFHEGTSYTILEAFASFRTVIACDIPGNDYIIKNQVNGFLIQPGDWIELKNKLEQVSENEDLRDLELAARETIEKKFDRRICLNNLIDFYSELNL, encoded by the coding sequence GTGGAAAACAAAATCGGGTTGGAACACTTTATTGATCAGATTGCCTGCCCGGTCAATTTTTGCGAATTTGATATTTCTCCCAATCCTTTTCAGTTTACTTTTAGGTGTCTTTCCCTTATCAAAAAATTAAGGAAGTTAAGACCAAAAGCAGTTCATGCTCATCAAACCCGGGCCGCTCTTATCCCCCTTTTGGCTGCCCGTATTTGCCGAGTCCCAATTAGAATTTATCATAATCATGGCATTCCCTATATTGGGCACAAAGGGTTTTTTAGGTTTTTTCTTTTCGCTTTGGAAAAAATTAACTGCCGTCTGGCAACAAATGTTATTACGGTTTCCCCAACCTTGAAAAGTATTATCGAAAGCGATATAAATCCGCCAAATGGTTGTTGTATTTTAGGAAATGGTTCAGCATGCGGCATAGACCTCAGCGAGTTCCCGAAAAATCTCTGCTCCGAAGGAGAGAAACAAATTTACAGAAAAGAATTAGGTATTCCTGAAAAAAGTTTTGTCGCACTTTTCTGCGGAAGACCTGTCAAAAGAAAAGGAATAGATGTCTTGTTTTCAGCTTGGGAAAAAACCAAGATTAATAGAGACAAACTATTGCTTCTTGCAGGTGTACATGATTCAGACTTAAAAAGAAAGTGGAAAACAATTCCTGGAATAAACCCCCTCGGGTTCGTTTCTAATATGAAAAAATTGTATTCTGCTTCCGACATTGTGGTTTTGCCAAGCTTTCATGAGGGCACAAGCTATACTATTCTTGAGGCGTTTGCATCTTTTAGAACTGTAATTGCTTGTGATATACCAGGAAATGATTATATTATAAAAAATCAGGTCAATGGTTTTTTGATACAGCCAGGCGATTGGATTGAGTTAAAGAACAAATTGGAACAGGTAAGCGAAAATGAAGATCTTCGTGATTTGGAATTGGCCGCCAGAGAAACTATTGAAAAAAAATTCGATAGGCGTATTTGTCTCAATAATTTAATTGATTTTTATTCAGAACTGAATTTATGA
- a CDS encoding alpha-1,2-fucosyltransferase, which yields MIVIKLLGGLGNQMFQYALGRQLSLKLNTELKIDLSEFRTYPLRQYELNFFGINENFIEREELNRLKKKYFKWFSANSYMVVKEKSFLFEPEILSLSGNLMLKGYWQSYRYFDRIPETLRKDFSLKQPFSRPYQLLTEEICNSNSVSVHIRRGDYIQNKITNQYHGVCNLQYYLDAANFIAQKINDPVFYVFSDDHDWLKSNFVIPFKFKLIAGIEKQTSQQDMILMSNCKHHIIANSTFSWWAAWLNPNPQKIVIAPLKWFAGARNKTDDLIPIDWIRL from the coding sequence ATGATAGTCATTAAATTATTAGGCGGCCTTGGCAATCAAATGTTTCAGTATGCTCTGGGACGACAGCTTTCATTGAAGCTGAACACAGAGCTTAAAATTGACTTATCGGAATTCCGTACTTATCCGCTTCGTCAGTATGAATTAAATTTTTTCGGCATCAATGAAAACTTTATTGAACGCGAAGAACTTAACAGGTTAAAAAAAAAGTATTTCAAATGGTTTTCAGCTAACTCTTATATGGTTGTTAAAGAGAAAAGTTTCTTATTCGAACCTGAAATCTTATCTCTTTCAGGTAATTTAATGTTAAAGGGATATTGGCAAAGTTACAGGTATTTCGATAGAATTCCAGAGACTTTACGGAAAGATTTTAGTCTTAAGCAGCCTTTTAGCAGACCATACCAATTGTTGACAGAAGAAATTTGCAATTCCAATTCTGTTAGTGTACATATCAGGAGAGGTGATTACATACAAAATAAAATAACGAATCAGTATCATGGAGTTTGCAATCTACAGTACTATCTGGATGCTGCCAATTTTATCGCACAAAAAATAAATGATCCTGTTTTTTATGTTTTCTCTGATGATCATGATTGGTTAAAAAGTAATTTTGTGATTCCTTTCAAATTTAAGCTAATCGCCGGAATCGAAAAACAAACATCGCAGCAGGATATGATTTTGATGTCGAATTGCAAACACCACATTATTGCAAACAGTACCTTTTCCTGGTGGGCAGCATGGTTAAATCCGAATCCGCAAAAAATTGTCATCGCTCCGCTTAAATGGTTTGCCGGTGCAAGAAACAAGACAGACGACCTCATTCCGATAGATTGGATTAGATTATAA
- a CDS encoding integrase core domain-containing protein, giving the protein MKQELWITLVTCLAYCIDNELYKAIDYLREQVRVLIEQQEKQNKRILLTKNQKMRVAAKTKKLSRKMLEQCTVLFTPDTILGWFNKLVAEKYNGAENRGKVGRPQINHGIVQLVIKFKNENPRWGYQKITDQIMYLGFKISESTVKNILIENGYNPEPDLTVKATWWQFIKSHWNVLAACDFFTIELLVGRKLIRCTVFFVIELSTRKVFFAPIKPQPDGMYMEQVAKILTDYEDGFLKGKKYLIHDRDPLYTDGFHNILKSSGVKPVKLPPRSPDLNSYAERFVKSVKSEYLDHLILSSVKQLEYALNSYRDYYHHERIHQSLGMIIEPIHKTDEDSEIVCIKRLGGLLKSYHRLAA; this is encoded by the coding sequence ATGAAACAGGAATTATGGATTACATTGGTCACATGTCTTGCCTATTGCATTGACAACGAACTTTATAAAGCTATTGATTATCTTCGGGAACAGGTCCGGGTACTTATAGAGCAGCAGGAAAAACAGAATAAACGGATTCTGCTGACAAAGAACCAAAAAATGCGAGTAGCTGCCAAAACAAAGAAGCTCAGTAGAAAAATGTTGGAACAGTGTACAGTGCTGTTTACGCCAGATACCATACTTGGATGGTTTAACAAACTCGTTGCTGAGAAATATAATGGCGCTGAAAATCGCGGCAAAGTCGGAAGACCACAAATCAATCATGGCATAGTACAACTGGTCATCAAATTCAAAAATGAAAATCCGCGCTGGGGTTATCAGAAAATAACAGACCAGATTATGTATTTGGGATTTAAGATTAGCGAATCAACCGTCAAAAATATACTTATCGAAAATGGTTATAATCCTGAACCCGACTTAACCGTAAAAGCTACATGGTGGCAGTTTATAAAAAGCCATTGGAATGTCTTAGCTGCCTGCGATTTCTTTACGATTGAACTGCTCGTAGGACGAAAACTTATACGATGTACTGTTTTCTTTGTCATTGAGCTTTCTACCAGAAAAGTTTTCTTTGCACCCATTAAACCCCAGCCTGATGGTATGTACATGGAACAGGTAGCAAAGATTTTAACTGATTATGAAGATGGTTTTCTTAAAGGCAAGAAATACCTAATCCACGACAGAGACCCGCTTTACACGGATGGATTCCACAATATATTAAAATCCTCTGGTGTAAAACCGGTAAAGCTGCCGCCGCGAAGCCCTGATTTAAATTCTTACGCGGAAAGATTTGTGAAATCCGTAAAATCGGAGTATCTGGATCATCTGATACTGTCTTCAGTAAAACAGCTTGAATACGCATTAAATTCTTACCGTGACTATTATCATCACGAAAGAATTCATCAATCACTCGGCATGATAATTGAGCCGATTCATAAAACAGATGAAGATTCTGAAATCGTCTGCATCAAACGGCTCGGCGGCCTGCTCAAATCATATCACAGATTAGCGGCCTGA
- a CDS encoding glycosyltransferase — MPVCNGEKFLSDSIESILNQSFSDFEFIIIENGSTDNSWQIIKSYSDSRIKAIRSSIKQVGYNLNLGIMNSVGKYIARMDCDDISNIDRLRSLFEFLEKNSDITVVGSAFQTFGTNVKEKIIRMPETNSLIRRKLPFRFCFCHPSVMFKREVVLNYGGYWNFNSCEDLDLWLRLSRNANIKFANLHKVLLKYRIHPGQVKGKKETYIEMSGLMFRESLLRKSPKYFCGFLISLLKILFK; from the coding sequence ATGCCGGTATGCAACGGAGAAAAATTTCTTTCAGATTCTATTGAAAGCATACTAAATCAGTCATTTTCAGATTTTGAATTTATTATAATTGAGAATGGCTCAACTGACAATTCCTGGCAGATAATTAAGTCTTATTCAGACTCAAGGATTAAAGCCATTCGCTCATCAATAAAACAGGTAGGATACAATCTCAATCTTGGCATAATGAATTCTGTTGGTAAGTATATAGCCAGAATGGATTGCGACGATATATCCAATATTGACCGCCTTCGAAGTCTGTTTGAATTTCTTGAAAAGAATTCTGATATTACTGTTGTTGGTTCTGCTTTCCAGACCTTTGGTACCAATGTGAAAGAGAAAATCATTCGAATGCCAGAAACTAACAGCCTTATCAGACGCAAATTGCCGTTCAGGTTTTGCTTCTGTCATCCATCTGTTATGTTCAAACGAGAAGTTGTTCTCAATTATGGAGGTTACTGGAATTTCAATTCTTGTGAAGATTTGGATTTATGGTTGCGCCTTTCAAGAAATGCTAATATCAAATTTGCAAATCTCCATAAAGTTCTTCTAAAGTATCGCATCCACCCTGGTCAGGTAAAAGGTAAAAAAGAAACTTACATCGAAATGTCAGGACTTATGTTTCGAGAATCGCTATTGCGAAAATCTCCTAAATATTTTTGCGGGTTTCTTATTTCTCTTTTAAAAATTTTATTCAAATGA
- a CDS encoding class I SAM-dependent methyltransferase, producing MLQIKKLFNLKNLSLTTANPVPLHGGKNFEVDMWAISKFIFKKVIPVIGCHPYPLNELSLMVSTICWLKPTHIFEWGTHYGKSARVFYETITYFNLNTEIHSIDLPIDQEHVEHPKNKRGIYVKKFKRVNLHLGDGLNKSLEIYNSCNHIAVPLFFLDGDHSYESVKRELNTISAKVSNPNFLVHDTLFQSSESKYNIGPNQAVKEFLKNNSEKYLTIETSLGLPGMTLILKNDSH from the coding sequence ATGCTTCAAATCAAAAAATTATTTAATTTAAAAAATTTATCTTTAACAACTGCCAATCCAGTCCCTCTCCATGGAGGAAAAAATTTTGAAGTGGATATGTGGGCCATTTCCAAGTTTATATTTAAAAAAGTCATTCCGGTCATTGGTTGTCATCCATACCCCCTGAATGAATTATCCTTAATGGTTTCAACCATCTGTTGGCTGAAACCGACACACATTTTCGAATGGGGCACGCATTATGGTAAATCTGCCAGAGTTTTTTATGAAACAATCACATATTTCAATTTAAATACAGAAATTCATTCCATTGATTTGCCAATAGATCAGGAGCACGTTGAACATCCCAAAAATAAAAGAGGTATCTATGTCAAAAAATTCAAAAGAGTAAATTTACATTTAGGCGACGGCCTGAATAAATCTCTTGAAATTTATAACTCATGCAATCATATTGCTGTTCCTTTATTTTTTCTAGACGGCGACCATTCTTATGAATCAGTTAAAAGAGAATTAAATACGATATCAGCGAAAGTTTCAAATCCGAACTTTCTTGTTCATGACACTTTGTTTCAGTCATCTGAATCAAAATATAATATTGGCCCCAATCAGGCTGTTAAAGAGTTTCTAAAAAATAATTCAGAAAAATATCTTACAATAGAAACATCTCTGGGTTTGCCAGGGATGACTTTGATTTTAAAAAATGATAGTCATTAA
- a CDS encoding GDP-mannose 4,6-dehydratase: MKICCVIGGTGFIGSNLVPKLVSSGRFVKVIGRNPNPMVSLPKNSEYYSGNYGDSRFLAKILKGVNEVIHLAYSSVPKTSYDDPIHDILNNLPETVQLFNLALKAKIKKILIVSSGGTVYGKIARSPASESVPTNPLSPYGITKLACEKYAMMFYEIHNLPVICVRPANAYGEGQKAFTGQGFIASAICSILQKKKIQLYGDTGTVRDYIHIDDLTNGILLALRSGKIGNCYNIGTGLGKNNIEILELLRPFAEKAKLKIKIKKLALRPFDVPFNVLNFNKLKKDTGWEPKIPLSLGLQKTWDWFSKIHEEYKCGF; the protein is encoded by the coding sequence ATGAAAATCTGCTGCGTAATTGGTGGAACTGGGTTTATAGGTTCAAATCTTGTTCCTAAATTAGTTTCCTCTGGGAGATTCGTAAAAGTAATCGGAAGAAATCCTAATCCGATGGTTTCTTTACCGAAAAATTCTGAATATTATTCTGGAAATTACGGGGATTCTCGTTTTTTAGCCAAAATACTAAAAGGTGTAAATGAGGTTATCCATCTTGCATATTCTTCTGTACCGAAAACCAGTTATGATGATCCTATTCATGATATTTTGAATAATCTTCCGGAAACAGTTCAGCTTTTCAATTTAGCATTAAAAGCTAAAATTAAAAAAATTCTAATTGTATCATCTGGAGGAACAGTTTACGGAAAAATTGCCCGTTCCCCTGCTTCGGAATCCGTCCCTACAAATCCCCTCTCGCCATATGGAATCACGAAGCTTGCCTGTGAAAAATATGCCATGATGTTTTACGAAATTCATAATTTGCCAGTGATTTGTGTCAGGCCGGCAAATGCTTATGGAGAAGGCCAGAAGGCTTTTACAGGTCAGGGTTTTATTGCATCAGCAATTTGCTCCATTCTTCAAAAAAAAAAAATACAATTGTATGGTGATACTGGAACTGTTAGAGATTACATACACATAGATGATTTGACAAATGGAATACTTTTGGCTCTTCGCTCTGGCAAAATAGGGAATTGTTATAATATTGGAACAGGTCTGGGTAAGAATAATATTGAAATTCTTGAATTATTACGACCTTTCGCTGAGAAAGCTAAATTGAAAATCAAAATCAAAAAACTTGCACTAAGACCGTTTGATGTTCCATTTAATGTTCTTAATTTTAATAAGTTAAAAAAAGATACAGGATGGGAACCTAAAATTCCTTTAAGTTTAGGATTGCAGAAAACATGGGATTGGTTCAGTAAAATTCATGAGGAATATAAATGCGGATTTTAA
- a CDS encoding sugar transferase, with translation MNLPEYNFLPFKQNILPIILIYMVSFVLSRFYKKRFTSFWELFKRIFTGMVISTTSGVIFLYLLRYKYLAFPSSIFLISFFVGVITLFLSHAIILDLLKKINKKIIIIGHQTIEEILEQGSRIEEIRIKNVEQLLNYRDADEIVICEKFHSDNQMNLLVYLLLELKIKVVFSPKLYLQLLAENILEQSSIQFLTSVIGRKSDFEEFLMRALDIAGSILFLLCASPLIILGSILIWLTSGRPIFYKQERLTKNGESFVLYKFRTMINNAEDATGPVLATENDSRITKIGRFLRQTRFDEIPQLFNILKGDMSLVGPRPERPHFIKSNKLLRESRLAVKPGLTGFAQIRKLYDLHPRHKIKYDYLYIQKRSVLVNLYILLKTIPVILMRKGR, from the coding sequence TTGAATCTTCCTGAATATAACTTTTTGCCTTTCAAGCAAAACATTTTACCTATTATCCTTATTTATATGGTTTCTTTTGTTTTATCAAGATTTTACAAAAAACGGTTTACATCGTTCTGGGAATTATTCAAAAGAATATTTACAGGTATGGTGATTTCTACCACTTCAGGAGTTATCTTCCTTTATTTATTAAGATATAAATATTTGGCTTTTCCATCGAGTATTTTTTTGATTTCATTTTTTGTGGGAGTTATCACTTTATTTCTGTCACATGCGATTATTTTGGATTTATTAAAAAAAATCAACAAAAAAATAATTATTATTGGCCATCAAACTATCGAAGAAATTCTAGAACAGGGTTCAAGGATTGAGGAAATTAGAATCAAAAATGTTGAGCAATTACTGAATTATAGGGATGCCGATGAAATAGTTATTTGCGAAAAATTCCATTCCGATAACCAGATGAATCTGCTTGTATATCTACTGTTGGAATTGAAAATAAAAGTAGTATTCAGCCCCAAACTTTATCTACAGCTTTTAGCAGAGAATATTTTGGAACAGAGTTCAATTCAGTTTTTGACATCAGTAATTGGCAGAAAATCCGATTTTGAGGAATTTCTTATGAGGGCTCTCGATATAGCCGGCAGTATTTTATTTTTGTTGTGCGCCAGCCCACTCATTATTTTAGGCTCAATTTTGATTTGGCTAACATCCGGCAGACCAATTTTCTATAAACAGGAACGCCTTACAAAAAATGGCGAATCTTTCGTGCTTTATAAATTTAGAACTATGATAAATAATGCTGAAGATGCAACAGGGCCTGTTCTGGCTACCGAAAATGACTCCAGAATCACCAAAATTGGGCGTTTTTTAAGACAAACCAGATTCGATGAAATACCTCAACTATTTAATATTCTAAAAGGGGATATGAGTTTGGTGGGTCCTCGTCCCGAAAGACCGCATTTTATTAAAAGTAATAAATTGCTCAGAGAAAGTCGGCTTGCTGTCAAGCCCGGGCTTACAGGTTTTGCCCAAATTAGGAAATTATACGATTTACATCCCAGACACAAAATCAAATACGATTATCTTTATATTCAAAAAAGATCTGTGCTGGTAAACTTATATATTCTTCTCAAAACTATTCCTGTAATATTGATGAGAAAGGGTAGATAG
- a CDS encoding glycosyltransferase family 4 protein: protein MRILMCCEFYAPSQGGVQKVIQEVAEHLVRKGHDVTVATSALPERNFTNLNGVKIKEFKASGNLVAGLRGKVNNYQDFILSENFDAVLVKAAQQWTFDALWPIIDKIKARKVHIPCGYSCLYNDNFKEYYQKMPDILKKFDHLIFYAENYRDIDFVKQHGIKNYSILPNGASEVEFRGESSNNFRKQFNIPADDIVFLSVGSPPFMKGHFEVALAYSMLNLPHNSTLILNGNYQSFENPFSNQIDGLVFRLKQKAKDLVKLLLGRSRCNLSMFFKTIKSIQKQKNKRIMILNLPREKVVSAFFHADIFVFASHIEYSPLVLYESSAAGLPFISASVGNAEEIARWTQGGIVYPVKQDGYGYAISDPEQLAMHMTELADDKSKRELLGFNGRKNWEQNYTWEKITDIYEKILAGNQYASNQKII, encoded by the coding sequence ATGCGGATTTTAATGTGTTGTGAATTTTATGCTCCCAGTCAGGGCGGTGTTCAGAAAGTAATACAGGAAGTCGCAGAACATCTTGTACGCAAAGGGCATGATGTAACCGTTGCGACTTCAGCATTACCAGAGAGGAATTTTACAAATTTAAATGGTGTTAAAATAAAAGAATTTAAAGCATCGGGCAACCTAGTAGCGGGTTTGAGAGGTAAAGTAAATAATTATCAGGATTTTATCTTATCTGAAAATTTCGATGCTGTTTTGGTTAAAGCTGCGCAGCAGTGGACTTTCGATGCTCTATGGCCGATTATTGATAAAATTAAAGCAAGGAAAGTACATATTCCTTGCGGATATTCATGTCTCTACAATGATAATTTTAAAGAATATTATCAAAAAATGCCTGATATTCTCAAAAAATTCGATCATCTTATTTTTTATGCGGAAAACTATCGTGATATTGATTTCGTGAAACAACATGGAATCAAAAACTACTCAATATTACCAAATGGTGCAAGTGAAGTTGAATTCAGAGGTGAATCGTCTAATAATTTTAGAAAACAATTTAATATCCCAGCGGATGATATTGTTTTTTTATCGGTTGGCTCTCCTCCTTTCATGAAAGGTCATTTCGAAGTTGCCTTAGCGTATTCTATGTTAAACTTGCCGCATAACTCAACGTTGATTCTGAATGGAAATTATCAAAGTTTTGAAAATCCTTTCAGTAACCAGATAGATGGTCTTGTGTTCAGGCTCAAACAGAAAGCTAAAGATTTAGTTAAATTACTTTTGGGCCGTTCCAGATGTAACCTGAGTATGTTTTTCAAAACTATCAAATCTATTCAAAAACAAAAAAATAAAAGGATAATGATTCTAAATCTGCCAAGGGAAAAGGTTGTTTCAGCTTTTTTTCATGCTGATATATTTGTTTTTGCGTCACATATCGAATATTCCCCGCTCGTTCTATATGAATCTTCGGCAGCTGGTTTGCCTTTTATTTCTGCTTCGGTAGGAAATGCTGAAGAAATAGCTCGGTGGACTCAAGGAGGCATTGTTTATCCTGTAAAACAGGATGGGTATGGTTATGCAATATCAGACCCTGAACAATTGGCTATGCACATGACTGAATTAGCAGATGATAAATCCAAACGGGAATTACTTGGATTTAATGGCAGGAAAAATTGGGAACAAAATTATACGTGGGAAAAAATTACTGATATATATGAGAAAATTCTAGCGGGCAATCAATATGCTTCAAATCAAAAAATTATTTAA
- a CDS encoding VOC family protein has translation MIKSLGHVGLGVSSMGKSLEFYRDFLGMKVLMELDVTDDRIGRVIGVKGAQCKIAHLQLGDGILELFEYSNPVGINRAKDMRQCDYGLIHIGFEVNEFHKHVKKFKEIGLEFLGEPVEFRPGVWVVYLRGPDGEVIELRQQP, from the coding sequence ATGATTAAAAGCTTGGGACATGTTGGTTTGGGTGTAAGTAGTATGGGAAAATCTCTGGAATTTTATAGGGATTTTCTGGGGATGAAGGTTCTGATGGAATTGGATGTTACGGATGACCGAATTGGCAGGGTCATTGGCGTCAAAGGTGCACAATGCAAAATTGCCCATTTGCAATTAGGCGATGGCATCCTCGAACTATTTGAATACAGCAATCCCGTAGGAATCAATAGAGCAAAAGATATGCGACAATGCGACTATGGACTCATTCATATCGGATTTGAGGTCAATGAATTCCATAAACATGTAAAAAAATTCAAAGAGATAGGACTTGAATTTCTTGGTGAACCGGTTGAATTTCGACCGGGTGTGTGGGTGGTTTATTTACGTGGTCCGGACGGTGAAGTTATTGAATTACGTCAACAGCCGTAA